In one Solanum dulcamara chromosome 1, daSolDulc1.2, whole genome shotgun sequence genomic region, the following are encoded:
- the LOC129890310 gene encoding serine/threonine-protein kinase Aurora-1 has protein sequence MAIAPETQTQQQQKDSSEGAAVDQKRWTLNDFDIGKPLGRGKFGHVYLAREKRSNHIVALKVLFKSQLKQSQVEHQLRREVEIQSHLRHPNILRLYGYFYDQKRVYLILEYAAKGELYKELQKCKYFSERRAATYVASLARALIYCHGKHVIHRDIKPENLLVGAQGELKIADFGWSVHTFNRRRTMCGTLDYLPPEMVESVEHDANVDIWSLGILCYEFLYGVPPFEAKEHSDTYRRIIQVDLKFPSRLVVSSAAKDLITQMLVKDSSQRLPLKKLLEHPWIVQNADPSGVYRG, from the exons ATGGCGATTGCACCGGAGACTCAGACGCAGCAACAACAGAAG GATTCTTCCGAGGGTGCGGCGGTGGATCAGAAGAGATGGACTCTCAATGATTTTGACATAGGAAAGCCTCTTGGAAGAGGAAAATTTGGTCATGTATATTTAGCTAGGGAGAAAAGG AGCAATCATATTGTTGCACTAAAAGTGCTTTTCAAGAGCCAACTGAAACAGTCCCAAGTCGAGCATCAGCTTCGTCGTGAGGTAGAAATACAAAGCCACCTTCGGCATCCAAATATCCTGAGACTGTATGGTTACTTTTATGATCAG AAACGGGTTTATTTGATTCTGGAATATGCTGCCAAGGGTGAACTCTATAAGGAGCTGCAGAAATGCAAATATTTTAGTGAAAGGCGTGCTGCAACT TATGTTGCATCATTGGCGCGAGCCCTCATATACTGTCACGGGAAGCATGTGATACATAGAGATATTAAGCCAGAGAACCTTTTGGTTGGTGCACAG GGTGAGCTTAAAATTGCAGACTTTGGTTGGTCGGTACATACCTTCAATCGCAGACGCACTATGTGTGGCACTCTAGACTATTTGCCACCTGAGATGG TGGAAAGTGTGGAGCATGATGCAAATGTGGACATTTGGAGCCTTGGTATTCTCTGCTATGAATTCCTATATGGGGTGCCTCCATTTGAAGCAAAGGAACACTCAGACACATATAGAAG GATTATACAAGTGGATCTAAAATTTCCTTCTAGACTGGTAGTCTCATCAGCTGCAAAGGATCTTATTACTCAg ATGCTAGTCAAGGATTCTTCGCAACGTCTGCCCTTGAAGAAGTTACTTGAACATCCTTGGATTGTGCAGAATGCAGATCCTTCTGGTGTTTATAGGGGTTAA
- the LOC129881920 gene encoding tryptophan--tRNA ligase, chloroplastic/mitochondrial isoform X2 — translation MGRSLLSHFNMVTYSAPRFASSTSCGLSIGGYLRRTQLIRQQDGRDFRCFCSSVAVSEPVKNSESSSSPVRKRIVSGVQPTGSIHLGNYLGAIKNWIRLQDTYETFFFIVDLHAITLQYDAQQLLRATRDTAAIYLACGVNPSKASVFVQSHVRAHVELMWLLSSATPIGWLNRMIQFKEKSRKAGDENVGVALLTYPVLMAADILLYQSDLVPVGEDQKQHLELTRELAERVNYLYGGRKWKKLGGRGGAIFKVPEPLIPPAGARIMSLTDGLSKMSKSAPSDQSRINLLDSKDVIANKIKRCKTDAFPGLEFDNAERPECNNLLSIYQLVSGKTKQVLGNQVTALVPFYVMHTIERVNILFFLIKI, via the exons ATGGGTCGATCTCTTCTCTCCCATTTCAATATGGTTACCTATTCTGCTCCTCGTTTCGCCTCTTCAAC GTCTTGCGGATTAAGTATTGGTGGATACTTGAGAAGAACACAGCTAATTCGTCAACAGGACGGTCGAGATTTCCGATGCTTTTGCAGTAGTGTAGCTGTATCTGAACCTGTGAAGAATTCTGAGTCTTCTTCAAGTCCTGTAAG GAAGAGAATAGTCTCCGGTGTTCAGCCCACAGGATCGATACATCTGGGGAATTACCTTGGTGCCATAAAGAACTGGATACGCTTGCAG GATACATATGAGACATTCTTCTTCATTGTGGACCTTCATGCG ATAACTTTGCAATACGACGCACAACAATTGCTAAGGGCGACAAGGGATACAGCTGCTATTTATCTAGCATGTGGCGTAAATCCTTCTAAG GCTTCCGTCTTTGTGCAGTCTCATGTTCGTGCTCATGTAGAGTTGATGTGGCTTTTGAGTTCTGCAACACCTATTGGTTGGCTCAATAGAATGATTCAATTTAAAGAGAAATCACGGAAGGCG GGGGATGAAAATGTGGGTGTTGCCCTTCTAACCTATCCTGTGCTAATGGCTGCTGATATTCTTCTGTATCAG TCTGATCTTGTCCCTGTTGGAGAGGATCAGAAGCAACATCTGGAGTTGACACGAGAGCTGGCTGAGCGTGTAAACTATTTATATGGAGGAAGGAAGTGGAAGAAGCTGGGAGG GAGAGGTGGTGCAATCTTCAAG GTTCCTGAACCCCTTATTCCACCCGCTGGGGCTCGAATCATGTCCCTTACTGATGGTCTTTCCAAG ATGTCAAAGTCAGCACCATCTGATCAATCAAGAATCAATTTGCTAGATTCAAAAGAT gtaatagcaaataaaataaaacggTGCAAGACTGATGCGTTTCCCGG CTTGGAGTTTGACAATGCGGAAAGACCTGAATGTAACAATCTTCTTTCCATTTATCAGCTAGTTTCAGGCAAGACCAAGCAG GTATTGGGAAATCAAGTCACGGCCTTGGTCCCATTTTATGTGATGCATACAATTGAGAGAGTcaatatccttttttttttaatcaag ATTTAG
- the LOC129881920 gene encoding tryptophan--tRNA ligase, chloroplastic/mitochondrial isoform X1, whose amino-acid sequence MGRSLLSHFNMVTYSAPRFASSTSCGLSIGGYLRRTQLIRQQDGRDFRCFCSSVAVSEPVKNSESSSSPVRKRIVSGVQPTGSIHLGNYLGAIKNWIRLQDTYETFFFIVDLHAITLQYDAQQLLRATRDTAAIYLACGVNPSKASVFVQSHVRAHVELMWLLSSATPIGWLNRMIQFKEKSRKAGDENVGVALLTYPVLMAADILLYQSDLVPVGEDQKQHLELTRELAERVNYLYGGRKWKKLGGRGGAIFKVPEPLIPPAGARIMSLTDGLSKMSKSAPSDQSRINLLDSKDVIANKIKRCKTDAFPGLEFDNAERPECNNLLSIYQLVSGKTKQEVAEECRDMNWGTFKVVLTDALVDHLHPIQVRYEEIISDSSYLDEVLAEGARKAADIADVTVNNVYQAMGFLRR is encoded by the exons ATGGGTCGATCTCTTCTCTCCCATTTCAATATGGTTACCTATTCTGCTCCTCGTTTCGCCTCTTCAAC GTCTTGCGGATTAAGTATTGGTGGATACTTGAGAAGAACACAGCTAATTCGTCAACAGGACGGTCGAGATTTCCGATGCTTTTGCAGTAGTGTAGCTGTATCTGAACCTGTGAAGAATTCTGAGTCTTCTTCAAGTCCTGTAAG GAAGAGAATAGTCTCCGGTGTTCAGCCCACAGGATCGATACATCTGGGGAATTACCTTGGTGCCATAAAGAACTGGATACGCTTGCAG GATACATATGAGACATTCTTCTTCATTGTGGACCTTCATGCG ATAACTTTGCAATACGACGCACAACAATTGCTAAGGGCGACAAGGGATACAGCTGCTATTTATCTAGCATGTGGCGTAAATCCTTCTAAG GCTTCCGTCTTTGTGCAGTCTCATGTTCGTGCTCATGTAGAGTTGATGTGGCTTTTGAGTTCTGCAACACCTATTGGTTGGCTCAATAGAATGATTCAATTTAAAGAGAAATCACGGAAGGCG GGGGATGAAAATGTGGGTGTTGCCCTTCTAACCTATCCTGTGCTAATGGCTGCTGATATTCTTCTGTATCAG TCTGATCTTGTCCCTGTTGGAGAGGATCAGAAGCAACATCTGGAGTTGACACGAGAGCTGGCTGAGCGTGTAAACTATTTATATGGAGGAAGGAAGTGGAAGAAGCTGGGAGG GAGAGGTGGTGCAATCTTCAAG GTTCCTGAACCCCTTATTCCACCCGCTGGGGCTCGAATCATGTCCCTTACTGATGGTCTTTCCAAG ATGTCAAAGTCAGCACCATCTGATCAATCAAGAATCAATTTGCTAGATTCAAAAGAT gtaatagcaaataaaataaaacggTGCAAGACTGATGCGTTTCCCGG CTTGGAGTTTGACAATGCGGAAAGACCTGAATGTAACAATCTTCTTTCCATTTATCAGCTAGTTTCAGGCAAGACCAAGCAG GAGGTTGCAGAAGAATGCAGAGATATGAATTGGGGAACATTCAAAGTCGTGCTTACAGATGCTTTAGTTGATCATCTACACCCTATCCAG GTACGCTATGAGGAAATCATATCCGACTCAAGTTACTTGGACGAAGTTTTAGCAGAGGGAGCCCGAAAAGCAGCAGACATAGCAGATGTTACTGTAAATAATGTCTACCAGGCAATGGGATTCTTGAGGAGATGA
- the LOC129881938 gene encoding cell division control protein 2 homolog A: MDQYEKVEKIGEGTYGVVYKARDRVTNETIALKKIRLEQEDEGVPSTAIREISLLKEMQHGNIVRLQDVVHSEKRLYLVFEYLDLDLKKHMDSCPEFSKDPRLVKMFLYQILRGIAYCHSHRVLHRDLKPQNLLIDRRTNVLKLADFGLARAFGIPVRTFTHEVVTLWYRAPEILLGSRHYSTPVDVWSVGCIFAEMVNQRPLFPGDSEIDELFKIFRVVGTPNEDTWPGVTSLPDYKSAFPKWPSKDLATVVPNLDAAGLDLIGKMLCLDPSKRITARNALEHDYFKDIGFVP; the protein is encoded by the exons ATGGACCAG TATGAAAAAGTTGAAAAGATTGGTGAAGGAACATATGGCGTAGTGTACAAAGCTCGTGATCGTGTAACAAATGAAACTATTGCACTGAAGAAAATTCGGCTGGAGCAGGAAGATGAGGGTGTGCCAAGCACCGCCATTAGAGAAATCTCCCTCTTGAAAGAGATGCAGCATGGAAACATTGTGAG GTTGCAAGATGTGGTTCACAGTGAGAAGCGATTATATCTTGTGTTTGAATATCTCGACTTGGATTTGAAGAAGCATATGGACTCATGTCCAGAATTCTCTAAGGATCCGCGTCTTGTAAAA ATGTTTTTGTATCAAATTCTCCGTGGTATTGCTTATTGTCATTCTCATAGAGTTCTTCACCGAGATCTGAAGCCTCAGAATTTGCTGATAGATAGACGTACAAATGTTCTAAAGCTTGCAGACTTTGGATTGGCTAGAGCATTCGGCATTCCTGTCAGAACTTTCACTCATGAG GTGGTGACCTTATGGTACAGGGCACCAGAAATACTGCTAGGATCACGCCACTACTCTACTCCGGTTGATGTTTGGTCAGTTGGCTGCATATTTGCTGAGATGGTGAACCAGCGGCCTCTGTTTCCGGGTGACTCCGAGATTGACGAACTTTTCAAGATCTTCAG AGTTGTGGGTACGCCAAATGAGGATACATGGCCTGGAGTGACTTCTCTCCCTGATTATAAATCTGCTTTCCCAAAATGGCCATCAAAG GACTTGGCAACTGTAGTCCCTAATCTTGATGCAGCAGGCCTTGATCTCATTGGT AAAATGCTTTGCCTAGACCCCAGCAAGAGAATCACTGCCCGGAACGCCCTTGAGCATGACTACTTCAAGGATATTGGGTTCGTTCCATGA